Within the Candidatus Parvarchaeota archaeon genome, the region CTGCCAATCCTCTGGCACATAATGAAGACCTACGCGCATTACGGCTTCAACGACTTTGTGCTTTGCCTTGGCTACAAAGGCGACATGATTAAGCAGTTTTTCCTCAGCCACGAGCTTATGCATAACGATGTTACAATAAGGCTTAACGACAGGAAAAAGGACGTAATCCACAAGGATGGAAAATTCGAGGA harbors:
- a CDS encoding glucose-1-phosphate cytidylyltransferase, with amino-acid sequence MERQKVVILCGGEGTRLREETEYKPKPMVTVGGLPILWHIMKTYAHYGFNDFVLCLGYKGDMIKQFFLSHELMHNDVTIRLNDRKKDVIHKDGKFE